A region of Anopheles merus strain MAF chromosome 2R, AmerM5.1, whole genome shotgun sequence DNA encodes the following proteins:
- the LOC121590986 gene encoding dedicator of cytokinesis protein 1-like isoform X5, with translation MTVWSRVPSALLAVAKANYTALEKQHHIDLDVGDTVVIEQESYHWYYGCNSCSGATGIFPKAYVHLVESKTSRDGDLVIKRSEIVEEITTVLKEWQYLYRRLYLSTHPSFKLIQSKMLELIRLRSQLLSGNLPVDEMKNIKLKATSEIDTGNKILNLDMVVRDDGGNIVDIERTSTTQLYEHHLNAVDRIKRANTSSSKNRNLDIVNRHSHNLLLSVHNFVCRLSEDTEILFTLYDGDEMRAITENYVVKWSRQGMAADLDQFNNIKVLFTDLSGNDLSRNKIYLVAYVVRIGAMDGKDTDLRRSSMANSTGSGSYKSHRNHLATQMSNPSSPGPGAGAGAGSSTTSSGTPSIGSCHSSSASNEFHMRRPFGVATLDLQPIIKRSEDFKSDTQLKMPFIPCEKEPLETTLRKLITNKDLGEKSDAAIWISVDILFGDIKQVRDEYPHLVLGNVTFARKMGFPEVIFPGDVRNDLYLTLVSGEFSKGSKSSDKNIEVTAYVCNKHGVAIPGVISYGGGGNALNEYKSVIYYHEDRPKWGETFKIDVPIEEFKQCHLRFTFKHRSSNEAKDRSEKPFGLSYVRLMNDDGTTLQHKRHTLLVYKIDHKKYDDETQFNYLSLPSLAEELPNGSSKPSTSGFSLASKDSFIIETNLCSTKLTQNVDILGLLNWSSRKEKMEESLNALMNVRCEEVVKFLQDILDALFNILVSNDDPAKYDNLVFKCLLRLIEIVYDLKYQHFQSVLDLYINESFSATLAYEKLITVVQTHIRNAINNISKDRAMANIYTVNENDEALYRTTKYLQYIMKFIIRSRLLFANLNQDKDRELFVANLEELLESFSELIKYQNDLLKSQGALLKYLHIIASDLMQVYDPVKLSQKIVDIITNVPTGRLNQSKMTCIKDVVDSKLFKLPKCRAILLPVFCRQIKDKLESKEEGDFMFDIRQQEKNLTKAAKVLGESKSQLHTRETTAKTKVAECVNIMNNMLELLFQSEEDIGPVDSDIRDIMLILLRTVIQSSIAMDRSNPLVGNLVAIMLGIFRSMTEAHYQCYVRSFLTSYDLLDFLTEILLVFQELVSKPVFPIDWLDMIMHQNMVILGSLRHFAAIIMDQFFSPFEKQVWSNYFQCSITFLTQPALQLNLFSKTKQSVIRSTYRDIRRETVFEIRKMWFNLGEHKIMFVPRLVGPILEMSMIPEEDLRRATIPIFFDMMQCEYYSSKYAMESYGDTKRNTAHIKGNFNDFEKEIIEKLDHYIEGGYGDAEYKDLFYEIMHESCSNHSTLQTYGVQCVQVLTRLMEKLLEYRCLIHDESKENRMACTVSLLQFYSDVNRKEMYIRYVDKLYELHMEFDNFTEAAYTLKLHSNELNWDETPLSLLLKSKRHYCCPTHRTLKVQLYRSMIDLFDKGKMWECAIDLCKELAQQYENEVYDYLSLSELYKKMSQFYENILRTTRYESIYYRVTFYGAGFPEFLRNKEFVYRGNEYEDAGSFNMRILSQHPRAELLTTLTPGPEIRECEGQFIQIVKVDPVSQDIRFGGKNTQTIASNIVKFYKSNNVSEFQFSRPIRESGVSGDDIAGTSYERTIMRTTDPLPGILRWFPVKSTETIMISPIEMAIETVDAKNRAIRELVLEHQNDPRIPVHSLSAIIKGVVDAAINGGLPIYEEAFLTPEYLDRHPGDDRLVARLKDLIASQIPLLEVALLLHKMKTPAILLPFHDQLEKCFATIQANVEAKYGKRMTDIKIDRDAEVTLRRHISANQPQMSMDSSRLSETSIGSSDSGISKNQNSRPTTTSSGGFKNTIANLANFNTVNLARLDLSSHILHSNGKIMSQHIFSFLQH, from the exons CAAAAGCGAACTACACGGCTCTCGAAAAGCAGCACCACATCGATCTGGACGTCGGCGACACGGTAGTGATCGAGCAGGAGTCCTACCATTGGTACTACGGCTGCAACAGCTGCTCCGGTGCAACTGGCATCTTTCCGAAGGCGTACGTCCACCTGGTGGAAAGCAAAACCTCCCGCGATGGTGATCTGGTGATAAAGCGCAGTGAAATCGTTGAGGAAATCACAACCGTACTGAAGGAATGGCAGTACCTGTACCGCCGACTGTACCTATCGACACATCCTTCCTTCAAGCTGATTCAGAGCAAAATGCTGGAACTGATCAGATTGCGGTCGCAGCTACTGTCCGGCAACCTGCCCGTGGATGAGATGAAGAACATCAAACTAAAGGCCACGAGCGAAATTGACACGGGCAACAAGATTCTAAATCTGGACATGGTGGTACGAGATGACGGTGGCAACATCGTGGATATAGAGCGCACCTCCACCACCCAGCTGTACGAGCATCATCTGAACGCGGTCGATCGGATCAAGCGGGCAAACACTTCCAGCAGTAAGAACCGCAATCTGGATATCGTTAATCGTCATTCGCACAACCTGCTGCTGTCGGTGCACAATTTCGTGTGCCGGTTAAGTGAGGACACGGAGATACTGTTCACACTGTACGATGGCGATGAGATGCGAGCTATAACGGAGAACTACGTGGTGAAGTGGAGTCGCCAGGGCATGGCCGCCGATCTGGATCAGTTCAACAACATTAAGGTGCTGTTCACGGATCTGTCCGGCAATGATTTGAGCCGCAACAAGATATATCTGGTAGCGTACGTCGTGCGGATCGGTGCCATGGACGGGAAGGATACGGATCTGCGGCGCAGCAGCATGGCGAACTCCACGGGCAGCGGGAGCTACAAGTCGCATCGCAATCATCTAGCAACGCAGATGAGCAATCCATCCTCGCCTGGGCCAGGGGCCGGGGCTGGAGCAGGAAGCAGCACAACCAGCTCCGGTACACCTTCCATCGGGTCGTGTCATTCGTCGAGTGCGAGCAATGAGTTCCATATGCGCCGACCGTTCGGTGTGGCAACATTGGATCTACAGCCGATCATAAAACGTTCCGAAGATTTCAAAAGCGATACGCAGCTCAAAATGCCGTTCATTCCATGCGAAAAGGAACCGCTGGAAACGACGCTGCGCAAGCTGATCACTAACAAAGACCTGGGCGAAAAGAGCGATGCGGCGATCTGGATCAGTGTGGACATACTGTTCGGTGACATCAAGCAGGTCCGGGACGAGTACCCTCACCTGGTGCTGGGCAATGTGACGTTCGCTCGCAAAATGGGCTTCCCCGAGGTGATCTTTCCCGGTGACGTGCGAAACGATCTATATTTGACGCTGGTTTCCGGCGAGTTTTCCAAGGGTTCGAAGAGCAGTGACAAAAACATCGAGGTGACGGCGTACGTTTGCAACAAGCACGGTGTCGCCATCCCGGGCGTCATCAGCTACGGTGGGGGAGGAAACGCACTGAACGAGTACAAATCCGTCATCTACTACCACGAGGATCGACCAAAGTGGGGCGAAACGTTCAAGATCGACGTGCCGATCGAGGAGTTCAAGCAGTGCCATTTGCGGTTCACCTTCAAGCACCGCAGCTCGAACGAGGCAAAGGATCGGTCGGAGAAACCGTTCGGCCTATCCTACGTGCGGTTGATGAACGACGATGGCACCACGCTGCAACACAAACGCCACACGCTGCTGGTGTACAAAATTGATCACAAAAAGTACGACGACGAGACGCAGTTTAACTACCTAAGCCTGCCGTCGCTGGCGGAGGAACTGCCGAACGGGAGCTCCAAACCATCGACCAGCGGCTTCAGTCTCGCGTCGAAAGACAGCTTCATCATCGAAACCAACTTGTGTAGCACCAAGCTGACGCAGAACGTGGACATTCTGGGGCTGCTGAACTGGTCGTCCAGGAAGGAAAAGATGGAAGAATCACTAAACGCCCTGATGAATGTGCGGTGCGAAGAGGTGGTCAAGTTTCTGCAGGACATTCTGGACGCTCTCTTCAACATACTGGTCTCGAATGACGACCCAGCCAAGTACGATAATTTGGTGTTCAAATGTCTGCTTCGGCTGATCGAGATCGTGTACGATCTGAAGTACCAACACTTTCAGTCCGTGCTCGATCTGTACATCAATGAAAGCTTCTCAGCCACCTTGGCTTACGA aaAACTTATCACTGTAGTACAAACGCACATCCGGAATGCCATAAACAACATTTCGAAGGATCGTGCCATGGCGAACATATACACGGTGAACGAAAATGACGAGGCGCTCTATCGCACCACAAAGTACCTGCAGTACATCATGAAGTTCATCATTCGCTCTCGGCTACTGTTTGCCAATCTGAACCAGGACAAGGACCGGGAGCTGTTCGTCGCTAACCTCGAGGAGCTGCTCGAATCCTTCTCCGAGCTGATCAAGTACCAGAACGACCTCCTCAAGTCGCAGGGTGCACTGCTCAAGTATCTGCACATCATTGCGTCCGACCTGATGCAGGTGTACGATCCTGTCAAGCTGAGCCAGAAAATCGTGGACATCATTACGAACGTACCGACCGGCCGGCTGAACCAATCGAAGATGACATGCATCAAGGATGTGGTCGATTCGAAGCTTTTCAAGCTGCCCAAATGTCGCGCGATTCTGCTGCCCGTGTTCTGTCGGCAGATTAAGGATAAGCTGGAGAGCAAGGAAGAG GGTGACTTTATGTTCGACATACGGCAGCAGGAGAAAAATCTTACCAAAGCAGCAAAAGTGCTTGGGGAAAGCAAATCCCAGCTTCACACGCGCGAAACCACCGCTAAGACGAAG GTTGCTGAGTGTGTTAATATCATGAACAACATGTTGGAGCTACTGTTCCAGAGCGAAGAGGACATCGGCCCGGTAGACAGTGACATCCGGGACATAATGCTGATTCTGCTGCGAACCGTAATCCAGAGCTCGATCGCGATGGATCGTAGCAATCCGCTCGTCGGTAACCTGGTCGCGATCATGCTCGGGATCTTTCGCAGCATGACCGAGGCGCACTACCAGTGCTATGTGCGCAGCTTCCTGACGAGCTACGATCTGCTAGACTTTCTCACCGAGATCCTGCTCGTGTTCCAGGAGCTGGTCTCGAAGCCAGTCTTCCCGATCGACTGGCTGGACATGATCATGCATCAGAACATGGTGATCCTCGGCAGCTTGCGCCACTTTGCCGCCATCATAATGGATCAGTTTTTCAGCCCGTTCGAGAAGCAGGTCTGGTCGAACTACTTCCAGTGCTCCATCACGTTCCTTACGCAGCCGGCCCTGCAGCTGAATCTGTTCAGCAAGACGAAACAATCGGTCATACGCAGCACCTATCGAGACATACGGCGGGAGACGGTGTTCGAGATACGGAAGATGTGGTTCAACCTGGGCGAGCACAAGATCATGTTTGTGCCGCGGCTCGTTGGACCGATCCTGGAGATGAGCATGATCCCGGAAGAGGATCTGCGCCGGGCGACCATACCCATCTTCTTCGACATGATGCAGTGCGAGTATTACAGCTCGAAGTACGCGATGGAGAGCTACGGCGATACGAAGCGAAACACGGCCCACATAAAAGGCAATTTCAACGACTTCGAGAAGGAAATCATCGAAAAGCTGGACCACTACATCGAAGGCGGCTACGGCGATGCGGAGTACAAGGATTTGTTTTACGAGATCATGCACGAATCGTGCAGCAACCACAGCACCCTGCAAACGTACGGTGTGCAATGCGTGCAGGTACTAACCCGGCTGATGGAGAAGCTGCTCGAGTACCGCTGTCTGATACACGATGAGAGTAAGGAAAATCGAATGGCGTGCACGGTGAGCCTGCTGCAGTTCTACTCAGACGTGAACCGGAAGGAGATGTACATTCGCTACGTCGACAAGCTGTACGAGCTGCACATGGAGTTTGACAACTTCACCGAGGCGGCGTACACGCTGAAGCTGCACAGCAATGAGCTGAACTGGGACGAAACACCGTTGTCGCTGTTGCTGAAATCCAAGCGCCACTATTGCTGCCCCACGCACCGCACCCTGAAGGTGCAGCTGTACCGCAGCATGATCGATCTGTTCGACAAGGGCAAGATGTGGGAATGTGCCATCGATCTGTGCAAGGAGCTGGCCCAGCAGTACGAAAACGAGGTGTACGACTATCTGAGTTTGAGCGAACTGTACAAGAAAATGTCGCAGTTTTACGAAAACATACTGCGTACGACGCGGTACGAATCGATCTACTACCGCGTCACCTTCTACGGTGCAGGATTTCCGGAGTTTTTGCGCAACAAAGAGTTTGTGTATCGGGGCAACGAGTACGAGGATGCAGGATCGTTCAACATGCGCATACTGAGTCAACATCCGCGGGCCGAACTGCTGACAACGCTCACACCCGGCCCGGAGATCCGCGAGTGCGAGGGTCAGTTCATTCAAATCGTCAAAGTTGATCCGGTCAGTCAGGACATACGCTTCGGCGGCAAGAACACGCAAACGATCGCTTCGAATATAGTGAAGTTCTACAAATCGAACAACGTGAGCGAGTTTCAGTTTTCCCGCCCCATACGGGAAAGTGGCGTAAGTGGGGACGATATTGCCGGCACTTCGTACGAGCGCACCATCATGCGGACGACCGATCCTTTGCCGGGCATTCTACGATGGTTCCCGGTGAAATCTACCGAAACCATCATG ATTTCTCCGATCGAGATGGCTATCGAAACGGTCGATGCAAAGAACCGCGCTATTCGCGAGCTTGTACTGGAGCATCAGAATGACCCTCGGATACCGGTGCACTCGCTAAGCGCCATCATCAAGGGCGTGGTTGATGCCGCTATCAATGGTGGGCTTCCGATCTACGAGGAAGCATTCCTGACGCCCGAATATCTTGACCGCCACCCGGGTGACGATCGTCTTGTGGCGCGTCTGAAGGATCTGATCGCATCCCAGATTCCACTGCTCGAGGTggcattgctgctgcacaagatGAAAACTCCTGCTATCTTGCTACCGTTCCACGATCAGCTCGAGAAATGTTTCGCCACCATTCAAGCGAATGTGGAGGCAAAGTATGGCAAACGGATGACGGATATAAAAATCGACCGTGACGCGGAGGTAACCCTGCGCCGACACATCTCTGCCAACCAGCCACAGATGAGCATGGATTCTAGTCGTTTGTCGGAAACGAGCATTGGATCGTCCGA TAGCGGAATCTCGAAGAACCAAAACAGTCGACCAACGACGACTAGTTCGGGAGGTTTCAAAAACACCATCGCCAACTTGGCCAACTTTAACACGGTCAACTTAGCTAG ACTCGACCTATCATCGCACATACTGCACTCGAACGGGAAAATCATGTCGCAGCAtatattttcctttcttcaGCATTAA
- the LOC121590986 gene encoding dedicator of cytokinesis protein 1-like isoform X4, whose product MTVWSRVPSALLAVAKANYTALEKQHHIDLDVGDTVVIEQESYHWYYGCNSCSGATGIFPKAYVHLVESKTSRDGDLVIKRSEIVEEITTVLKEWQYLYRRLYLSTHPSFKLIQSKMLELIRLRSQLLSGNLPVDEMKNIKLKATSEIDTGNKILNLDMVVRDDGGNIVDIERTSTTQLYEHHLNAVDRIKRANTSSSKNRNLDIVNRHSHNLLLSVHNFVCRLSEDTEILFTLYDGDEMRAITENYVVKWSRQGMAADLDQFNNIKVLFTDLSGNDLSRNKIYLVAYVVRIGAMDGKDTDLRRSSMANSTGSGSYKSHRNHLATQMSNPSSPGPGAGAGAGSSTTSSGTPSIGSCHSSSASNEFHMRRPFGVATLDLQPIIKRSEDFKSDTQLKMPFIPCEKEPLETTLRKLITNKDLGEKSDAAIWISVDILFGDIKQVRDEYPHLVLGNVTFARKMGFPEVIFPGDVRNDLYLTLVSGEFSKGSKSSDKNIEVTAYVCNKHGVAIPGVISYGGGGNALNEYKSVIYYHEDRPKWGETFKIDVPIEEFKQCHLRFTFKHRSSNEAKDRSEKPFGLSYVRLMNDDGTTLQHKRHTLLVYKIDHKKYDDETQFNYLSLPSLAEELPNGSSKPSTSGFSLASKDSFIIETNLCSTKLTQNVDILGLLNWSSRKEKMEESLNALMNVRCEEVVKFLQDILDALFNILVSNDDPAKYDNLVFKCLLRLIEIVYDLKYQHFQSVLDLYINESFSATLAYEKLITVVQTHIRNAINNISKDRAMANIYTVNENDEALYRTTKYLQYIMKFIIRSRLLFANLNQDKDRELFVANLEELLESFSELIKYQNDLLKSQGALLKYLHIIASDLMQVYDPVKLSQKIVDIITNVPTGRLNQSKMTCIKDVVDSKLFKLPKCRAILLPVFCRQIKDKLESKEEGDFMFDIRQQEKNLTKAAKVLGESKSQLHTRETTAKTKVAECVNIMNNMLELLFQSEEDIGPVDSDIRDIMLILLRTVIQSSIAMDRSNPLVGNLVAIMLGIFRSMTEAHYQCYVRSFLTSYDLLDFLTEILLVFQELVSKPVFPIDWLDMIMHQNMVILGSLRHFAAIIMDQFFSPFEKQVWSNYFQCSITFLTQPALQLNLFSKTKQSVIRSTYRDIRRETVFEIRKMWFNLGEHKIMFVPRLVGPILEMSMIPEEDLRRATIPIFFDMMQCEYYSSKYAMESYGDTKRNTAHIKGNFNDFEKEIIEKLDHYIEGGYGDAEYKDLFYEIMHESCSNHSTLQTYGVQCVQVLTRLMEKLLEYRCLIHDESKENRMACTVSLLQFYSDVNRKEMYIRYVDKLYELHMEFDNFTEAAYTLKLHSNELNWDETPLSLLLKSKRHYCCPTHRTLKVQLYRSMIDLFDKGKMWECAIDLCKELAQQYENEVYDYLSLSELYKKMSQFYENILRTTRYESIYYRVTFYGAGFPEFLRNKEFVYRGNEYEDAGSFNMRILSQHPRAELLTTLTPGPEIRECEGQFIQIVKVDPVSQDIRFGGKNTQTIASNIVKFYKSNNVSEFQFSRPIRESGVSGDDIAGTSYERTIMRTTDPLPGILRWFPVKSTETIMISPIEMAIETVDAKNRAIRELVLEHQNDPRIPVHSLSAIIKGVVDAAINGGLPIYEEAFLTPEYLDRHPGDDRLVARLKDLIASQIPLLEVALLLHKMKTPAILLPFHDQLEKCFATIQANVEAKYGKRMTDIKIDRDAEVTLRRHISANQPQMSMDSSRLSETSIGSSDSGISKNQNSRPTTTSSGGFKNTIANLANFNTVNLASDFFEFDRISLSSFTANGSGGKLISNLSSKIGTKLRQSLLVLSGDL is encoded by the exons CAAAAGCGAACTACACGGCTCTCGAAAAGCAGCACCACATCGATCTGGACGTCGGCGACACGGTAGTGATCGAGCAGGAGTCCTACCATTGGTACTACGGCTGCAACAGCTGCTCCGGTGCAACTGGCATCTTTCCGAAGGCGTACGTCCACCTGGTGGAAAGCAAAACCTCCCGCGATGGTGATCTGGTGATAAAGCGCAGTGAAATCGTTGAGGAAATCACAACCGTACTGAAGGAATGGCAGTACCTGTACCGCCGACTGTACCTATCGACACATCCTTCCTTCAAGCTGATTCAGAGCAAAATGCTGGAACTGATCAGATTGCGGTCGCAGCTACTGTCCGGCAACCTGCCCGTGGATGAGATGAAGAACATCAAACTAAAGGCCACGAGCGAAATTGACACGGGCAACAAGATTCTAAATCTGGACATGGTGGTACGAGATGACGGTGGCAACATCGTGGATATAGAGCGCACCTCCACCACCCAGCTGTACGAGCATCATCTGAACGCGGTCGATCGGATCAAGCGGGCAAACACTTCCAGCAGTAAGAACCGCAATCTGGATATCGTTAATCGTCATTCGCACAACCTGCTGCTGTCGGTGCACAATTTCGTGTGCCGGTTAAGTGAGGACACGGAGATACTGTTCACACTGTACGATGGCGATGAGATGCGAGCTATAACGGAGAACTACGTGGTGAAGTGGAGTCGCCAGGGCATGGCCGCCGATCTGGATCAGTTCAACAACATTAAGGTGCTGTTCACGGATCTGTCCGGCAATGATTTGAGCCGCAACAAGATATATCTGGTAGCGTACGTCGTGCGGATCGGTGCCATGGACGGGAAGGATACGGATCTGCGGCGCAGCAGCATGGCGAACTCCACGGGCAGCGGGAGCTACAAGTCGCATCGCAATCATCTAGCAACGCAGATGAGCAATCCATCCTCGCCTGGGCCAGGGGCCGGGGCTGGAGCAGGAAGCAGCACAACCAGCTCCGGTACACCTTCCATCGGGTCGTGTCATTCGTCGAGTGCGAGCAATGAGTTCCATATGCGCCGACCGTTCGGTGTGGCAACATTGGATCTACAGCCGATCATAAAACGTTCCGAAGATTTCAAAAGCGATACGCAGCTCAAAATGCCGTTCATTCCATGCGAAAAGGAACCGCTGGAAACGACGCTGCGCAAGCTGATCACTAACAAAGACCTGGGCGAAAAGAGCGATGCGGCGATCTGGATCAGTGTGGACATACTGTTCGGTGACATCAAGCAGGTCCGGGACGAGTACCCTCACCTGGTGCTGGGCAATGTGACGTTCGCTCGCAAAATGGGCTTCCCCGAGGTGATCTTTCCCGGTGACGTGCGAAACGATCTATATTTGACGCTGGTTTCCGGCGAGTTTTCCAAGGGTTCGAAGAGCAGTGACAAAAACATCGAGGTGACGGCGTACGTTTGCAACAAGCACGGTGTCGCCATCCCGGGCGTCATCAGCTACGGTGGGGGAGGAAACGCACTGAACGAGTACAAATCCGTCATCTACTACCACGAGGATCGACCAAAGTGGGGCGAAACGTTCAAGATCGACGTGCCGATCGAGGAGTTCAAGCAGTGCCATTTGCGGTTCACCTTCAAGCACCGCAGCTCGAACGAGGCAAAGGATCGGTCGGAGAAACCGTTCGGCCTATCCTACGTGCGGTTGATGAACGACGATGGCACCACGCTGCAACACAAACGCCACACGCTGCTGGTGTACAAAATTGATCACAAAAAGTACGACGACGAGACGCAGTTTAACTACCTAAGCCTGCCGTCGCTGGCGGAGGAACTGCCGAACGGGAGCTCCAAACCATCGACCAGCGGCTTCAGTCTCGCGTCGAAAGACAGCTTCATCATCGAAACCAACTTGTGTAGCACCAAGCTGACGCAGAACGTGGACATTCTGGGGCTGCTGAACTGGTCGTCCAGGAAGGAAAAGATGGAAGAATCACTAAACGCCCTGATGAATGTGCGGTGCGAAGAGGTGGTCAAGTTTCTGCAGGACATTCTGGACGCTCTCTTCAACATACTGGTCTCGAATGACGACCCAGCCAAGTACGATAATTTGGTGTTCAAATGTCTGCTTCGGCTGATCGAGATCGTGTACGATCTGAAGTACCAACACTTTCAGTCCGTGCTCGATCTGTACATCAATGAAAGCTTCTCAGCCACCTTGGCTTACGA aaAACTTATCACTGTAGTACAAACGCACATCCGGAATGCCATAAACAACATTTCGAAGGATCGTGCCATGGCGAACATATACACGGTGAACGAAAATGACGAGGCGCTCTATCGCACCACAAAGTACCTGCAGTACATCATGAAGTTCATCATTCGCTCTCGGCTACTGTTTGCCAATCTGAACCAGGACAAGGACCGGGAGCTGTTCGTCGCTAACCTCGAGGAGCTGCTCGAATCCTTCTCCGAGCTGATCAAGTACCAGAACGACCTCCTCAAGTCGCAGGGTGCACTGCTCAAGTATCTGCACATCATTGCGTCCGACCTGATGCAGGTGTACGATCCTGTCAAGCTGAGCCAGAAAATCGTGGACATCATTACGAACGTACCGACCGGCCGGCTGAACCAATCGAAGATGACATGCATCAAGGATGTGGTCGATTCGAAGCTTTTCAAGCTGCCCAAATGTCGCGCGATTCTGCTGCCCGTGTTCTGTCGGCAGATTAAGGATAAGCTGGAGAGCAAGGAAGAG GGTGACTTTATGTTCGACATACGGCAGCAGGAGAAAAATCTTACCAAAGCAGCAAAAGTGCTTGGGGAAAGCAAATCCCAGCTTCACACGCGCGAAACCACCGCTAAGACGAAG GTTGCTGAGTGTGTTAATATCATGAACAACATGTTGGAGCTACTGTTCCAGAGCGAAGAGGACATCGGCCCGGTAGACAGTGACATCCGGGACATAATGCTGATTCTGCTGCGAACCGTAATCCAGAGCTCGATCGCGATGGATCGTAGCAATCCGCTCGTCGGTAACCTGGTCGCGATCATGCTCGGGATCTTTCGCAGCATGACCGAGGCGCACTACCAGTGCTATGTGCGCAGCTTCCTGACGAGCTACGATCTGCTAGACTTTCTCACCGAGATCCTGCTCGTGTTCCAGGAGCTGGTCTCGAAGCCAGTCTTCCCGATCGACTGGCTGGACATGATCATGCATCAGAACATGGTGATCCTCGGCAGCTTGCGCCACTTTGCCGCCATCATAATGGATCAGTTTTTCAGCCCGTTCGAGAAGCAGGTCTGGTCGAACTACTTCCAGTGCTCCATCACGTTCCTTACGCAGCCGGCCCTGCAGCTGAATCTGTTCAGCAAGACGAAACAATCGGTCATACGCAGCACCTATCGAGACATACGGCGGGAGACGGTGTTCGAGATACGGAAGATGTGGTTCAACCTGGGCGAGCACAAGATCATGTTTGTGCCGCGGCTCGTTGGACCGATCCTGGAGATGAGCATGATCCCGGAAGAGGATCTGCGCCGGGCGACCATACCCATCTTCTTCGACATGATGCAGTGCGAGTATTACAGCTCGAAGTACGCGATGGAGAGCTACGGCGATACGAAGCGAAACACGGCCCACATAAAAGGCAATTTCAACGACTTCGAGAAGGAAATCATCGAAAAGCTGGACCACTACATCGAAGGCGGCTACGGCGATGCGGAGTACAAGGATTTGTTTTACGAGATCATGCACGAATCGTGCAGCAACCACAGCACCCTGCAAACGTACGGTGTGCAATGCGTGCAGGTACTAACCCGGCTGATGGAGAAGCTGCTCGAGTACCGCTGTCTGATACACGATGAGAGTAAGGAAAATCGAATGGCGTGCACGGTGAGCCTGCTGCAGTTCTACTCAGACGTGAACCGGAAGGAGATGTACATTCGCTACGTCGACAAGCTGTACGAGCTGCACATGGAGTTTGACAACTTCACCGAGGCGGCGTACACGCTGAAGCTGCACAGCAATGAGCTGAACTGGGACGAAACACCGTTGTCGCTGTTGCTGAAATCCAAGCGCCACTATTGCTGCCCCACGCACCGCACCCTGAAGGTGCAGCTGTACCGCAGCATGATCGATCTGTTCGACAAGGGCAAGATGTGGGAATGTGCCATCGATCTGTGCAAGGAGCTGGCCCAGCAGTACGAAAACGAGGTGTACGACTATCTGAGTTTGAGCGAACTGTACAAGAAAATGTCGCAGTTTTACGAAAACATACTGCGTACGACGCGGTACGAATCGATCTACTACCGCGTCACCTTCTACGGTGCAGGATTTCCGGAGTTTTTGCGCAACAAAGAGTTTGTGTATCGGGGCAACGAGTACGAGGATGCAGGATCGTTCAACATGCGCATACTGAGTCAACATCCGCGGGCCGAACTGCTGACAACGCTCACACCCGGCCCGGAGATCCGCGAGTGCGAGGGTCAGTTCATTCAAATCGTCAAAGTTGATCCGGTCAGTCAGGACATACGCTTCGGCGGCAAGAACACGCAAACGATCGCTTCGAATATAGTGAAGTTCTACAAATCGAACAACGTGAGCGAGTTTCAGTTTTCCCGCCCCATACGGGAAAGTGGCGTAAGTGGGGACGATATTGCCGGCACTTCGTACGAGCGCACCATCATGCGGACGACCGATCCTTTGCCGGGCATTCTACGATGGTTCCCGGTGAAATCTACCGAAACCATCATG ATTTCTCCGATCGAGATGGCTATCGAAACGGTCGATGCAAAGAACCGCGCTATTCGCGAGCTTGTACTGGAGCATCAGAATGACCCTCGGATACCGGTGCACTCGCTAAGCGCCATCATCAAGGGCGTGGTTGATGCCGCTATCAATGGTGGGCTTCCGATCTACGAGGAAGCATTCCTGACGCCCGAATATCTTGACCGCCACCCGGGTGACGATCGTCTTGTGGCGCGTCTGAAGGATCTGATCGCATCCCAGATTCCACTGCTCGAGGTggcattgctgctgcacaagatGAAAACTCCTGCTATCTTGCTACCGTTCCACGATCAGCTCGAGAAATGTTTCGCCACCATTCAAGCGAATGTGGAGGCAAAGTATGGCAAACGGATGACGGATATAAAAATCGACCGTGACGCGGAGGTAACCCTGCGCCGACACATCTCTGCCAACCAGCCACAGATGAGCATGGATTCTAGTCGTTTGTCGGAAACGAGCATTGGATCGTCCGA TAGCGGAATCTCGAAGAACCAAAACAGTCGACCAACGACGACTAGTTCGGGAGGTTTCAAAAACACCATCGCCAACTTGGCCAACTTTAACACGGTCAACTTAGCTAG tGACTTCTTCGAGTTCGATCGAATAAGTTTGTCCAGTTTCACGGCAAATGGGTCCGGCGGGAAATTGATTTCCAACCTTTCATCCAAGATTGGCACCAAATTGCGACA GTCGCTGTTGGTACTTTCTGGTGATCTTTAG